Sequence from the Mugil cephalus isolate CIBA_MC_2020 chromosome 20, CIBA_Mcephalus_1.1, whole genome shotgun sequence genome:
TCTGATGATTGATTAAATGTATGTAAAGAGGTATCATAAACAGGCTGAGGAATTAGACATTCAAGTAGAAATGGATAACTATGTAAGTCACAAAGACTGGCTGGGTTGGCGAGGCTATAGGACCACATGAGTGTGCAGGTCTggagatcagaaacacacaactataGGCTGGAGACACTCACAAGAAGGTGTGGGGAGGAGAGATGGAGCGAGGGGCACACAGCTGATAACATGctacacacaaatgcatggaTAGCAAGAGAGAGTTGAAAGTGGAGGAGTGTCAGCATATCAGTAGCCTAAAGCTAGCAACATAACTAACGGAGGCACCCTCAGCTTTATCAAAAAGGAAGGTTTTAAGCCCTGACCTTAAAATTAGAGAGGGTACCTTCCTCTCAAAATAAATCTGGGACCCAATTCCACAGGAGAGGGGCCAGGTTCAAACTCTAGGTACAACAACTAAGTCACTACTTTGAGAGTAAAGTAATCTCTTTAGGTTGATGTGGTACTATGGAGTCTTaagatggagctaggccttccTCCATTCCAGTGAAGAAAGGTAGCAACTGGGGTAAAACAACCTCTCTCGATAAACCCTTGCTAAGTTTGAATCACTTTGATGAAGCCTTTTAGAGAACTTTGTGGACAGTCTGAGAATTTATGCATCACCAATGGCATCACAGTGTTTCAACATAGTAAGAAAGACTATATTAGTGACAAGTCTGAGAAGTTTCTTGATACATGTATTAATGACTGTGTAATTTTATTCAGTGCTTTACTTTGTTTTGACAATATTGACTCGTTGACAGatgaagtctgttttttttgtcgaTATATAACTCTAGGATTAAAGATATTAGAATAATTCAGTTAAAGTCATgtttaaacaataaaatctttatGTTGTTTCGGCTTTGTAGATCAATAGCTGGGATCATTCACATCTCCATATATTGtctaatgttaaaatataaccatcagataataataaatacaaatatagtCTTGACAGAACCTGTGGAATCTCTCCATACAATTATCTTAACCAGTCGTTGATGACATGGACAAACTGGGAATCTGTCTGAATTTCTGTACCGTCATGAACAAACCATTCTTTAATTGTCACATAACAGATTAGCAGCATTTTTTCTCCAAAATTTGAgcgataaaaggaaggttggatgTTGGTTTATAGTTGGCTTAGACATCTGgctatatatttctttttagtaaaggtttaattacaggACCTTATCACGTAGCCTGTTTATAAAGGTTAATGAAATACAATGTCTTATCTTTTCATCAGAAACATCCTCTCTTATAGTggtcatttttactttacaccTGCGTGCTATATTCAGAGTTGTTGTTCTGTAATCAGTCATTAAGTATCACACGGTTCCTGATTCATCAAAACACAGATTGCGTTTCACTTCTCACCGTGAAATTACTGGAAGTTCGCTGGAAAATCAGCTGCAACTAAAAATGGCTGACATCACCTAAACGCGACTGCACTGCCGACCTAAAAAACCTTTGTCATAAAAACGTCATCTTATTATCAGCATACAGACCGCATCCTTTCAGTTCCATCCAAAGACAATTAAGGTCCCATCAAAACTGAAGCGACGGCaatcgtttatttttttcatttttcttttgcttttaataAAAGTTTAGCGCCGTCAGGTTGTTTGAGGCCACGAAATAAACGCCCATTTCTGGTACGTGGATCATTTATTTGGGCGGGGAATGTCTGAATATTCAGATAATGAAAGTATTGCTTAATCTGACTTCAACAGCTGCAAGTAGCCCGGCAACAGAACCGAAGAGAAGTATTTTGTGTCGAGTCATTTTGAGAGCATCTCTGGGcatttcctctgtgtttatACAAGTTAGATATTGACTCTCTTCCAGCTGTAGGCGACAATAGATCGAGTTTAAAGTAATTCTTTGATGAATTTATAAACCTCGTCGCTtctgggtttatttttttttggcgtgGAGGGAAACCAAGAGAAAAGCTGACCATACACGTCATGGTAAAGTGGACGGACAAGGAGCGCAGCACTATCAGGGCTGTTTGGGAAAAAGTTGATATTGATGAGATTGGACCACAAGTTTTGGCAAGGTAGAGGATTTTTAACTTTTCACTTTACAGGATCACGATAAAGCCTATTTAAGGGAAGACTGTTGAAATCTAAGAGGCCTGGTTGGCCGGTTTTATTGTTTAACCATCTGTCATCATTTAACCGTTTACTGGctactttgaaaataaaaataaataaaatgcggATCAATAAATGCAAATCCTGTTCGCCCTCCACTTATAAGACATTGTATAAGTTATGACACGTTTtttcaaaagttaaaaagaattccatcaaaataaaaaaaaaaaatacttaaaagaaaaaaatacagtattatatggaggtaatctttattttcttctagCGTTTTAGACATTTATAGTGTGACAAGGTTTTTGTAAGATGcttaaatgttaatttgttGCCATAAGGCAACTTTAAGCAAATATGGCAAAAGTGAAATATGTTCATTTGGCAGAACAGTGTGTAACTGACTCACAGAATACTTTCAGACTAGAAACGTTTATAACAttaaacaaatgtattaattttctctgtaatttgtcatttaagaggtaaaaaaataaaaggtgacATAGTCCATATATTACAGTAATTGATGCTACCCCATATGAGGATTTTTAAGTATTAATACATATAATTACTTATATATTAAGTATATTTGATATGTTTCGGTAATAATTAATGCAACAGAGGGGTGAAAGTGTTTTTCAGCACAATAGTTAGAAGCCGAACATCTCTGTGTTTGATATTCGACCACTTAAGCACCAGACACTGACCTTTGTAAGTCATTATAGTCGAGCATAGTTCAGGTTCTCATTTGAATTGAGAACTGTTTGAATGGTGTGGAGTAGTTCAGATTTACCGTTTGGTTCAAAGAAGTTTGAGTAACAtataattttaaacaaaaactaaaccgCCACGCCTCTTACATTGACAGAGTTTTGATTGTCTACCCTTGGACCGAGAGATACTTTGGTACTTTTGGAGACATCTTCACTGTCACTGCTGTTCTGCAAAACCCTAAAGTAGCCGCCCATGGCAAAGTGGTGCTGAAAGCACTGGACCAAGCAGTAAAGGACATGGACAACATCAAGCACACCTATGCTGACCTCAGCAGGTTGCACTACGAAAGCCTCAGCGTGGATCCTGATTGCTTCAGAGTAGGTTCAGAGTAACTGACCCCtaagggaataaataaatgttttcatgatGTTTTATTCGGGCAGACAGACTGGACTcatggtgtttttgtttttgtctgcagctgTTAGCCGACTGCCTCACCATCACTGTCGCCTGCAAACTCAAGTCCGGCCTGAACCCTCAGATCCAAGCTACCTGGCAGAAGTTTCTGTCCGCTGTGGTCGATGCGATGAGCAGTCAGTATTACTGAAGAGTGCAACAAACCCAGATggagaaaaatatgtttatgcGTGTTTGTCCTATCTTGGTatctctttaatatattttgtaattGACATATGAGATTGAATTTGGCTTTaaccccccacacccaccccctTCCCCCACCTCAGGTCCGTAAGGGGGCTACAAATTAAACTAGTGTAAGATTTTTACATAATTCTCGTGGTTTATTTAGTATAAATTGCAGCAATGGCTAAATATAGGGGAGTTCAGGACATTTCACTGATGGGGTTACACGTGTATGTGTGCCTTAGGAATGCACTTTTTAAACACAAAGTACGCAgtagtttatttagtttctaaGATCTATTTGCTATTTTATTTGATAAGATATATATGCTGTCctttaataaatattatgtCCCATAAAGTTGTCACATTTTTTGTAAACTCTGCAAGTGCAGTTGCAgttaagaggaagaaacaaaaagacatgttggaaattaaactttaatagTCTTCAGGGGGATATGGGTCACAGTTACACAGCTAAAAACAACTCATTGACAAACACTGGTAATTTGTACCGAggcagacatttcattttctataaGAATCACAGCAGATCACTCAAAACATAGTACACATGCGTGTTATCTGCACCTTGCGCCCCTGATTGATGCTGCCATCTAGCGGTCACTGTTGCCGCAGACACGGGCAGGGGCGTAACAGGACCTCGGATAGTTCCCTTGTGACTGCTCGAtatgaataataacaaaatgataaagaaaaatgaatgtaaGAATAATAGCGGCAgcaaaatgcataaaacaaacaaacatggtaATTCAGCCATTGTAtgccgatcagacataacattatgaccaccttcctaatattgtgtaggtctgccttggccctccaaaacagttatgactcaccagagaatggacatgggccttctgatggtgtcctgtggctACAGAATGTGGTTAGTGATGgacctttgggtgctatgggttgaggggagggacctctgtgtaTCAGGCTTGTTCCGGTGCaccctacagatacttgatcagtttgcgatctagtgaatttggaggccaggtcaacaccttgttctgtttttcatgtttttttgagttgatccTTAAGCGTTTCTGAGTGTGTGCCTGTGCCAAGTTGCAACCTGCTGGGGAAGGctttgtgtcattgctatggggtgggggtgcctggtctggtctaggtgggtgctacatgtctaattacatttcccagcagaacattcaactgtcacaagatggtcagtgttatttactcctcctgtcagtgaccataatgttatgcctgatcggagTAAGTTACACATATTACATTGTGAAGTTTACTACCGCCTGTCCACTAGGAGGCGCTCCAACATTGtcaaattctgtttttttttgttttttttttgttgtttgttttgttttgttttttgttttttgttttttaactctgaaaataaaaattcataCAGTCagtattaaaaagaaagttttatAAAGTACGCTTTAAAATATTATCAGGATCATAAACCAGGAACCGTCTCTGTATATGGCACCTTCTAATCTCACCTTCCAACTTCAGCTCCTACCTCATCATTTCGGGACCGGTGCCAGTATTCAAATCACTGGTGTCTGCTGGGTTGCTGCCAGGAGCACTAACGTAACTTAGCGGAGAAATCTGACCACAACGAGGAACTATATACTTGCTTGCTGTCATGTCATTCTCTGGGATGAGAGGCTCCACTGAGACAGGAGCAAGGTTAAAACTACTAAGTCAGTATATGAGCCGAATTGGTGCACTGCCcctggaggagaaagatgaagaaacatGCGAGATCCTATGGGTTCAAGTAGCCCGTTTTAGAACACATCGAAACTCAAActccagaaaacaaacagttgcTCTGATCATTGGTAACACGTTTTATATTTTACCTGGTAAATATGAGGTATCCATTAGACCTCGGCAGTTTCGCTCGGTACCCGTCGATTACTCAttggtgttttctgtttctgatgtGACCGTGTGTCTCCTGATGTGGGGATTTTTGTATCACACCCATGTCCCTTCAGTCCCCACCCAGTTAGCTGAGCCGAGTCTGGTCGTGGGGGGCCATGGTGTAAGCATTAATCGTTCGTCGACTCAACAGTAAAGGTGAAGGTTAAAGGCTTAATATTTGATAACATAAACACTGATTTTTAAGtccataaattattaaatgttgtTCCGAATAGTTTCTTGAAAATATTTAGAGGAAATGTTAGGTGTTCTGTTATGAGAAGAATGTGATTCTAACTCCAGTGTATCCTTGGCCATGCATGTAGATTTAAGGAATTCTTCGTTTATCTGTAGATAAATGCACATCTGTCCTCTTTCTGCATATTGTTTATATAACATAAAAACGTCAATGGATAAATTCAGCATGCAAGACTAAGACAAGAATCTCTATTATCCCTCTCTGAAACATCcactttaaatatattgtgCATAAAACTATAAGACTTAAgtataaaaatggatgaaaagaatgaaaaaatataagaaactaaaaataatctAAGGTTTTTCCTCCACAGTCCAAAATAAACTCACTCTAGCTGCAAGGCAAGGATTGGtcaaatattattatatcatatattataTGCAAACAATTTGAAGATGGACTACTTACTCACCTTAAGGTGACAGCACTAACTTTGTACGGTAGTAAATTACCAAATATAGTGTAGTCTAACGTCCATACACAAGTTCACTAGTCATCACAATGTTGAGTGTTTCCAAATATGTCGCCTTTGTGTAATTCGTCCGTAAATGAAACAATACTCACTTTGAAATTTACCTTCAATCAGCGTTGTTCAGGCTGTTCCCTATAGCATTACCAGCATGTACAGTGTGGTGGCACTGAGAAAACTGAAGGCATCGGGCCAGTTTTATTAAGTTAGTGCATTTAATGAAGTGGTTGTAACTCtgtagcttttttctttttctttcttgtgttctttatttcgttttttttttctttttttttcttttagaataaaCAGCGTTAAATATCACTATAGCTTGTGCAGTTAGTTAGTGAGGCTGGTGCACTGTTCACAAAAATTATCTCGTCCCTCTCTGAGCTAATCCACCCGTTGAAGTCTAGATAAGCTTTGGCAACGAGCGTCACCACAGACGACCTCAGTTGCCATATTGGTATCAACTGATAACCACAAATTTTGGTCCAGTTAAATGCAGAACATAGATTTTAAATCAGTACCCTTCAACTGCACTTATTTTAcataagtctttttttttcttttctttgcaaagtCTGCAAAGTCCAAATCAGATTTGAATATgtgctggaaaataaaacagtgtctAGGCTAAATAAGATCAATGAAGTACAAAAGTGAGTTTCGTTTTATTCttccaacagaaaacaaacaaaaatagcGTGGATTTGTGGAAACGCTTTCGTTTgtctgaagtgtttttctttgagctTAGTGCGCATTTAAAACTGGTAACTGTCTCTCAGAAACGAGTCCATGATGCTCATTGGTCATCACTTCTATTTAATCAACTTTAAGTAAACACTTTCTGGCAGTCCTAACTTTTCTCGTGCAAAGTATTCACATCCACCATGACATACGCTTTGTGTTTATCTCACACGAGCTGCCACAGTACAAAAACGACCAACAGGCAAGATGAGTCTCACTGCGAAAGACAAGGGCACCGTGAAGGCTTTCTGGGGTAAAGTGAGTAACGGCGGAGGGCATCGCATCAGCACTATCTGCTCCGGTGAGTAAGCAAAGACCGTGATGTCTGGAGCTGCTGAGGCTGTGAGCAAAATAGACTTAAACTTTAGCGAGGACCTTTTGAACCTCAGTGAGCTGCATGGCTTCACACTGCGGGTCGACCCCGCTAACTTCAAGGTACTGAGGATGACTGACACAATCTTTCTCCAACACcccaaaaacagcaaaaggaaAATGACTGTGGTTTTAATTCGACCACCAGCTACAGTTTCactcaaaaatgtgtttgagtaCAAACACCCAACAAAAGTGTCATCACGTAGCGCTGGAGGCTACACCAGTCTCCTCATTGTCTCGTTATTTGAGCATCATAACAATGATGTTATGGGTATACGCATCCCATGTCTATGTTGTAGGATTCTTCAAGTCTACTTTCCGGGGTGCTGAAAACAAAGATATACAAAAAGAACGTGatgcaacaacatttttttttcgtaCAGTAACCTTGTCTCATGCTGTTTCCTcgtccgctgagggagggatgtgaACTCCAACTCCCAGGAGCGTGTCTCCTCCATCTGCCCGTAGAGTCGAAAAGGCAAGCACAGGCGCACCGCGGTCCGGAAAGTCCACGAGCAGCCAGGTTTCCGCAAAACCCCAAACACTGCTCAAGACACACTCCCTCCGGGTCCCAACAAGAACACAAAGTTGTTGTTGGTCCATCTTGCTCGCCAAAGACTCCTCTTTGCCCATGCGCTCAGATGGCACCGCCGGCTTGAACCTCTTTCATTTTCGCTCCTTCACGGCAACCCCGGAGCTTCTTCCGAAATTCAACGGGAAACTCAGGCCTCGTTCCGGGCATCACAGGGGACACGGGAGCAGAGCAGTTGCTCTCTGGATTACAGGAGATTAAGGACGGTCACTCCACCGACGGCCACAGTCAAACCCgaaaagtccagaaaaataaaaaataaaagttgcgCGAAAAGGCAAAAACAGTCGAAAACCATGACGATTGTTTTCCGTCAAGCTGTATGTTAACAAGTGTTTCCCAGGGTCAGTGTTATAGCAATGATGTATAGGAAAACGTTGAAATACTGAAGCTGCAGCACAACAACCTCCGACATGAAACACGTCTACTAGGGTGGTGTCATTCCTGCATGTagtataaataaatgcataaataataaaatgaatcatttgtgcAACTGTTCCTTTGTGGGTCagaacatttgtttattttaaggaacTAGTGTCCCCGTAACTCCCCAAAATAACATTGGTTGGAGTTGAacagtgaatgaataaaacttcatttttacctttttttccccatcagaGCAATTGTGGTTTATTAAAGCACACTTCAAGCCAGACATTTGGACactaaatcacatttttaaattaggtTCACGACAGTTTCCATGATGTGGTGAGTCCCCACCCCTAGTACCTCAGTATAAATGTCAGCTCTGAACTCTGAACTACGCATGAGCTATTTTGCTCAAAGGGTAGAGCGTCCAAAATATTGTTGCTTTTAGTAAAATTACTTTTGAAACCTAACACTGTGACCATTGTGTTTTAAAGCAGCTTGACTCAAACTCAGTTCTTCATATTAATGTAAACCTATTCCGCTTAAAGCTCACTATGGCTTAAAGTCCTGCCTAATTTTGGGCATATACCGTGGCAGAACATGACTACATGACCACAGATACTTTTCATAGAGGGCCAGGGTTAAACTTAATTTCATGACAAAGTTGTTATTTATTACCCATTGCAAGTAGAGTCAGTTCTCATCTTATCCGCTAGGTCCAAGTCGTCTCAACTGGATTATGGCTGAATTCAGGATCTACGTAATATATAAAATACGTAATAAATCCAATAGAGGGCACTCTCAAGTCAGAAAGCTCAATAAAAACTGGATAATAATGCAGCAGTTTGCaaactttcagaaaaaaagcagatttgttGAAGTTTGCTAAACACTGCTCTGTTGCCAAGCGAGCGGTGGCAGACCAAAAACTGTTGACCTGTGACatataaaccgatcagccacaacattaaaactactgacattAAGTAAATGACCACCTtgtgaaaattaaatgttttgttggaAAACCTTTGGATCTGCAACTCGAGTCgatgttagacatgtaccacacagctagaccagaccaggcatccccgccccatagcaatgacactccctgaagGCAGCACCCActcccagtaggatgcagcctgacacagacacaaaaacacgatttagggacaactcaaaaaaacaaaaaaaacaaaaaacacgaaagacagcacaaggtgttgatctgaccTCAAAACTAACGAGATCCCGAACGGATCAAgtatcccctcaacccaaagacccccattaacaacattctgttgccagacaccacaggaccacaggaccacaggacacccccagaagcccattctctgatgagtcactgttgTGCATCACAAAATTTAGAGACTCTATTTTAAGCTAAGGTGCAAAGGACCTCGGCAGGTGTAATAAATGAACAGTTATTTCAAATAAGTtcgtttgtaaaaaaaaaaaaaaaaaaaaaagaaaagaaaagaaaagaaaaaaatgtatcgACACACGTCtgtattattcttattattccCATTCCACCTAGTAAAATTAGTCGGCTGCACGTGAAGACAAAGGAGACGAGACCAAGAACTAgaggacatttcatttttattcgaTCTATTCACCAAACGCTCCCAGCTTTTAAAGGGACGTTGACTTTATTGTGAACCATTCGCTGGATTTTTAGCGGTATCTCTcggccagagccagagccaggtTCTGCAGGAACTTGTCGACGGAGACATGAACCTCTGCAGTGAAGTCTGCAGGGAATAACATGGCCAACACCAAGATGATGTTGTGGGCCAGGATCTGTTGAATGAGAAACACACGTGTAAAGTCAGGAACATACAAACTAAGATTGCCACCTTACGTTTCAACTTttatgtaaaaaggaaaaaaaaaaaaatcaaaaaaaaaaaacatttagcatatttaaaaacaagtttGGTTCATTGATCGTTCCTTCAGCTTACCCTAAAGTTGGCAGGGTCCACTCTGAGCTTGAAGGCATGCAGCTCGCTGAGGCTGGACAGACCACCGGTAAGGTCATCAATCTTTCCCACGGCGTCTCCAACTGCACCCATGATGGTTGCACCATGCTTTTTCACCTGAGGAGAGCTAGGGCTCAGATCATTCCAGTGAGAAAAGTAGGTCTTGGTCTGAGGATACGAGGTCAGCATCCTGTTAAAACGAGGATGAACAAGGTGAAAATAGAACAATGTTATTaaggaataaaatgaaatgatattAAGTGTATGTATTAAAGGAAGAAAACCAACCTGCCAAGAGCCTCAGCTCCAATTTCAGCGGACTTCGGGGCCGCTTTGGCCCAGAAAGCCTTCACCACGGACTTGTCTTTTCCAGAGAGACTCATGACTGCGTTTTCTTCAAGTTATTTTTGAATGCTCTGATATGAAAATGCCGGTGAGGACGATTTGtaactgtctttttttatataaaaccaAACTGCACCACACCCTGTACCAAATCTAAACCACGCCCATACTAAAGAAATCGCAAAAGCCGGTTGTGGAGATTAAAGCAGCCGCTCCCTGTTCTCACTTAGAATTTTTATCAAGAGGTCtacatgtttaattaaattatatttgtcATGCAAAGTTCAAAATGACGGGGTGTTTTCGCATTCTCGTAGACTACATCGCCATGTAACAAAAAAGCATTGCAAATATCTGTGGAAATCGACATTTCAGTCATTAAAAAGATGATATGATAACGGGgctaatacataaataaataaataaatacaaactcaAGATTTGAAATTATTAGGCAGGCCAACAGAGACTAACCTGGCATGAGGAAGCATGCAAtcaaaaaggacaaaattaCAATAGTGATTGTGATGAAAATGTTggaaaatcataaataaattaaattaataaattgttGTATTGTTGCAAATGGTTGTGCTTTGCCAGTAGTTGATGCACTGTAAATGTATTATATTCTGTATTTATGCTACATATATGTTAACtttctgactttatttgtgttaGAATATAAGAGAAGAACGGAGCAAAGGAGGGACTTTTTAATAGGTTGTATTTGATACAGTACATAGACGTGGattgttataaaaataaaataaaaaaataaaataaaaagtgttgcAACTTTTAATTCTGCATTCAAAAACCATGCTCATTTAGTAATGGTGCCAAAAGCATctttttttaacgttttataACAGTATAAAAGTTAAATTTCaaatgcatttatatatttttagaccGACAGTAATTTACTGAGTTGCAAAAAAAGGGTCTATTCCTGgaaatatttttcagtattttcttatcattttaatttcagatttGGCAAAGATCCGATCTGACTTGTTACGTGAAACAACCCATCTTCTCGTCGACCCTGGTCCAATCAGACGCGTCCGAGGCTGAGAGGTGGGGCATTTGGCAATTATAAAAAGAGCCAACAGTCATCAACTTTTGCAAAAAGTGTTGTGATCCGAGACTTTTTCCAAAATAACCTCAAGAAATCCTTAACGTCGTCAACATGGTCGAGTGGACAGATGCAGAGCGCAGCGCCATCACAGCCCTGTGGGGAAAGCTCGATGTGGGCGAAATTGGACCCCAGGCCCTGACCAGGTGATCTATCTTTTCcctgtgttcattcattcattccatgagaatataatcatttattttctttctctttattcttGAATTTTCCCCCCAGGCTTCTGATTGTGTACCCCTGGACCCAGAGACACTTTGCGTCCTTCGGCAACTTGTCCACCAACGCTGCCATCCTCGGAAACCCTAAGGTGGCCCAGCACGGCAAGACAGTGATGGGTGGGCTGGAAAATGCCGTGAAGAACTTGGACAGCATCAAGGGTACCTATGCCAGCCTCAGCGTTATGCACTCTGAGAAGCTTCACGTGGATCCTGATAACTTCAGGGTAAGTCACTGCTGAGGTGTCTTTAATGTCAACACTTGTTTTATGTGAATTCTGATCTTTTCAACTTCTGTCTTTAAtgccatattttatttaaaatttttgcCATTGTAGGCTCTTGCTGAaatcatcagtgtgtgtgttgctgccaaGTTTGGCCCCAGCGTCTTCACCCCTGGAGTCCAGGAGGCTTGGCAGAAGTTCCTGGCTGTGGTGGTCTCTGCTCTGGGCAGACAGTACCACTAAGGGTCTGGAGAGGCACTTTTTGTgtgcagcagattttttttgttccagtttacaaAATGTCTCATCTACTGCATTGAAACTGTTGCATGCACCAAataaatttcaaattaaaatcaccTCTTTCTGTATGCCacgtttttatttcagttttacacaGCCATTAAATAAAGTGACGAGAGCATGATTCTCAGGAGCTAATGATCCCTTagactcagacagactttaatgatccacgagggaaataaCTTTGTCGccatagcttcgttgcacataaaagtaaacattcataaaaccacaagacaGATAAGTAAAATTAGAttcaattaaagtaaaataaaaagtaagcagtgtaaaaaaatgtacagaattagcattatgaaaatatacaaaagtagtttgCAAAATAGTGTCCAAGGTAATATGGCGGAtaataagtcttttttttctttgtttttgttaaacacCACCAATGAGACTTAACG
This genomic interval carries:
- the LOC124998087 gene encoding hemoglobin cathodic subunit beta-like, whose protein sequence is MVKWTDKERSTIRAVWEKVDIDEIGPQVLARVLIVYPWTERYFGTFGDIFTVTAVLQNPKVAAHGKVVLKALDQAVKDMDNIKHTYADLSRLHYESLSVDPDCFRLLADCLTITVACKLKSGLNPQIQATWQKFLSAVVDAMSSQYY
- the LOC124997444 gene encoding hemoglobin subunit alpha-A isoform X2, with amino-acid sequence MSLSGKDKSVVKAFWAKAAPKSAEIGAEALGRMLTSYPQTKTYFSHWNDLSPSSPQVKKHGATIMGAVGDAVGKIDDLTGGLSSLSELHAFKLRVDPANFRILAHNIILVLAMLFPADFTAEVHVSVDKFLQNLALALAERYR
- the LOC124997442 gene encoding hemoglobin subunit beta-A isoform X3; its protein translation is MVEWTDAERSAITALWGKLDVGEIGPQALTRLLIVYPWTQRHFASFGNLSTNAAILGNPKVAQHGKTVMGGLENAVKNLDSIKGTYASLSVMHSEKLHVDPDNFRALAEIISVCVAAKFGPSVFTPGVQEAWQKFLAVVVSALGRQYH